In Bombus huntii isolate Logan2020A chromosome 3, iyBomHunt1.1, whole genome shotgun sequence, a single genomic region encodes these proteins:
- the LOC126864128 gene encoding paramyosin isoform X4 produces MISVENFNNTLETKSMENVMEGVNGQLQIRYQKIATEYSKIRAQANVLKRAVIDEQARNADIREQLKEKEVELRRAEQELDSLSFRNQQLTKRITVLQEELDKAQNKSKKGKNKLSENNSQVLTSPNHILDEEFQKKIVENAQLLSQISDKDSEIETLNERIQQLESKLDYCEKCKIELECQYQNTIDKLERERNDLQKKLNDRQKQEENVSWSSNEGKRDGYESDNKVGHSNFPEVEPSPFSSPSVSRRSLKSIGEGHPKVQEESNDFDFSKSCDLEKEINHWKAQYHMLKIKYDEIQQKACISNVQIEHESLQSAEINNMQIGKLTVPLAIPEEIEAREAKIRDYFLQEIDKLITEKHIYHVKNLAMAANSEVLQVHLDTSESKREKCESALTEALSNCNTLQKDKEIQEGNYKAQLSTMSEHLANMNEKLISQTEEIQQLKFQLVNKA; encoded by the exons atgatttctgtagaaaatttcaacaacacaTTGGAGACAAAAAGTATGGAAAACGTTATGGAGGGTGTAAATGGACAATTACAAATAAGATATCAAAAAATTGCCACAGAATATTCAAAA ATTCGTGCTCAGGCAAATGTTTTAAAGAGAGCTGTGATTGATGAACAAGCACGTAATGCTGATATACGAGAGCAACTGAAAGAGAAGGAAGTAGAACTTCGCAGAGCCGAACAAGAATTAGACAGTTTGTCATTCCGAAATCAACAACTAACTAAACGTATAACTGTATTACAAGAAGAACTTGACAAAGCacaaaataaatctaaaaaggGAAAGAATAAATTATCGGAAAATAATAGCCAGGTACTAACATCTCCAAATCATATTTTGGATGAAGaatttcaaaagaaaataGTTGAAAATGCCCAGTTATTATCGCAAATCAGTGATAAAGATAGCGAAATTGAAACCTTAAATGAAAGGATACAACAACTAGAATCTAAATTAGATTATTGTGAAAAATGCAAAATTGAATTAGAATGTCAATATCAAAATACTATAGACAAGctggaaagagaaagaaatgatttacaaaaaaagttaaatgaTAGACAAAagcaagaagaaaatgtatcgtGGTCTAGTAACGAAGGTAAACGAGATGGATACGAATCTGATAATAAGGTAGGACATTCCAATTTCCCAGAGGTAGAACCGTCTCCATTTTCATCGCCATCTGTATCACGTAGATCGTTAAAGTCTATTGGCGAAGGTCATCCTAAGGTACAGGAAGAAAGTAACGACtttgatttttcaaaatcgtGTGAcctagaaaaagaaattaaccATTGGAAGGCACAATATCATatgcttaaaataaaatatgatgaGATACAGCAAAAGGCTTGCATAAGTAATGTGCAGATTGAACATGAATCTTTGCAATCTgcagaaataaataatatg CAGATTGGAAAGTTAACAGTACCTTTAGCGATACCAGAAGAAATTGAAGCTCGAGAAGCAAAAATCCGAGATTATTTTCTACAAGAAATCGACAAATTAATAACAGAAAAACATATTTATCATGTGAAAAATTTAGCTATGGCTGctaat agTGAAGTTCTACAAGTTCATTTAGACACAAGCGAAtcaaagagagaaaaatgtgAATCGGCTCTCACAGAAGCACTTTCAAATTGTAATACTTTACAAAAAGATAAAGAGATACAAGAAGGAAATTATAAAGCACAACTCAGTACTATGAGCGAACATCTTGCTAATATGAATGAAAAACTCATTTCACAAACGGAAGAAATACAACAATTAAAATTCCAACTTGTAAATAAG GCATAA
- the LOC126864128 gene encoding paramyosin isoform X1: MISVENFNNTLETKSMENVMEGVNGQLQIRYQKIATEYSKIRAQANVLKRAVIDEQARNADIREQLKEKEVELRRAEQELDSLSFRNQQLTKRITVLQEELDKAQNKSKKGKNKLSENNSQVLTSPNHILDEEFQKKIVENAQLLSQISDKDSEIETLNERIQQLESKLDYCEKCKIELECQYQNTIDKLERERNDLQKKLNDRQKQEENVSWSSNEGKRDGYESDNKVGHSNFPEVEPSPFSSPSVSRRSLKSIGEGHPKVQEESNDFDFSKSCDLEKEINHWKAQYHMLKIKYDEIQQKACISNVQIEHESLQSAEINNMQIGKLTVPLAIPEEIEAREAKIRDYFLQEIDKLITEKHIYHVKNLAMAANSEVLQVHLDTSESKREKCESALTEALSNCNTLQKDKEIQEGNYKAQLSTMSEHLANMNEKLISQTEEIQQLKFQLVNKNSKKGKQK, from the exons atgatttctgtagaaaatttcaacaacacaTTGGAGACAAAAAGTATGGAAAACGTTATGGAGGGTGTAAATGGACAATTACAAATAAGATATCAAAAAATTGCCACAGAATATTCAAAA ATTCGTGCTCAGGCAAATGTTTTAAAGAGAGCTGTGATTGATGAACAAGCACGTAATGCTGATATACGAGAGCAACTGAAAGAGAAGGAAGTAGAACTTCGCAGAGCCGAACAAGAATTAGACAGTTTGTCATTCCGAAATCAACAACTAACTAAACGTATAACTGTATTACAAGAAGAACTTGACAAAGCacaaaataaatctaaaaaggGAAAGAATAAATTATCGGAAAATAATAGCCAGGTACTAACATCTCCAAATCATATTTTGGATGAAGaatttcaaaagaaaataGTTGAAAATGCCCAGTTATTATCGCAAATCAGTGATAAAGATAGCGAAATTGAAACCTTAAATGAAAGGATACAACAACTAGAATCTAAATTAGATTATTGTGAAAAATGCAAAATTGAATTAGAATGTCAATATCAAAATACTATAGACAAGctggaaagagaaagaaatgatttacaaaaaaagttaaatgaTAGACAAAagcaagaagaaaatgtatcgtGGTCTAGTAACGAAGGTAAACGAGATGGATACGAATCTGATAATAAGGTAGGACATTCCAATTTCCCAGAGGTAGAACCGTCTCCATTTTCATCGCCATCTGTATCACGTAGATCGTTAAAGTCTATTGGCGAAGGTCATCCTAAGGTACAGGAAGAAAGTAACGACtttgatttttcaaaatcgtGTGAcctagaaaaagaaattaaccATTGGAAGGCACAATATCATatgcttaaaataaaatatgatgaGATACAGCAAAAGGCTTGCATAAGTAATGTGCAGATTGAACATGAATCTTTGCAATCTgcagaaataaataatatg CAGATTGGAAAGTTAACAGTACCTTTAGCGATACCAGAAGAAATTGAAGCTCGAGAAGCAAAAATCCGAGATTATTTTCTACAAGAAATCGACAAATTAATAACAGAAAAACATATTTATCATGTGAAAAATTTAGCTATGGCTGctaat agTGAAGTTCTACAAGTTCATTTAGACACAAGCGAAtcaaagagagaaaaatgtgAATCGGCTCTCACAGAAGCACTTTCAAATTGTAATACTTTACAAAAAGATAAAGAGATACAAGAAGGAAATTATAAAGCACAACTCAGTACTATGAGCGAACATCTTGCTAATATGAATGAAAAACTCATTTCACAAACGGAAGAAATACAACAATTAAAATTCCAACTTGTAAATAAG aaCAGTAAAAAGGGAAAACAAAAGTGA
- the LOC126864128 gene encoding paramyosin isoform X2, translating into MISVENFNNTLETKSMENVMEGVNGQLQIRYQKIATEYSKIRAQANVLKRAVIDEQARNADIREQLKEKEVELRRAEQELDSLSFRNQQLTKRITVLQEELDKAQNKSKKGKNKLSENNSQVLTSPNHILDEEFQKKIVENAQLLSQISDKDSEIETLNERIQQLESKLDYCEKCKIELECQYQNTIDKLERERNDLQKKLNDRQKQEENVSWSSNEGKRDGYESDNKVGHSNFPEVEPSPFSSPSVSRRSLKSIGEGHPKVQEESNDFDFSKSCDLEKEINHWKAQYHMLKIKYDEIQQKACISNVQIEHESLQSAEINNMIGKLTVPLAIPEEIEAREAKIRDYFLQEIDKLITEKHIYHVKNLAMAANSEVLQVHLDTSESKREKCESALTEALSNCNTLQKDKEIQEGNYKAQLSTMSEHLANMNEKLISQTEEIQQLKFQLVNKNSKKGKQK; encoded by the exons atgatttctgtagaaaatttcaacaacacaTTGGAGACAAAAAGTATGGAAAACGTTATGGAGGGTGTAAATGGACAATTACAAATAAGATATCAAAAAATTGCCACAGAATATTCAAAA ATTCGTGCTCAGGCAAATGTTTTAAAGAGAGCTGTGATTGATGAACAAGCACGTAATGCTGATATACGAGAGCAACTGAAAGAGAAGGAAGTAGAACTTCGCAGAGCCGAACAAGAATTAGACAGTTTGTCATTCCGAAATCAACAACTAACTAAACGTATAACTGTATTACAAGAAGAACTTGACAAAGCacaaaataaatctaaaaaggGAAAGAATAAATTATCGGAAAATAATAGCCAGGTACTAACATCTCCAAATCATATTTTGGATGAAGaatttcaaaagaaaataGTTGAAAATGCCCAGTTATTATCGCAAATCAGTGATAAAGATAGCGAAATTGAAACCTTAAATGAAAGGATACAACAACTAGAATCTAAATTAGATTATTGTGAAAAATGCAAAATTGAATTAGAATGTCAATATCAAAATACTATAGACAAGctggaaagagaaagaaatgatttacaaaaaaagttaaatgaTAGACAAAagcaagaagaaaatgtatcgtGGTCTAGTAACGAAGGTAAACGAGATGGATACGAATCTGATAATAAGGTAGGACATTCCAATTTCCCAGAGGTAGAACCGTCTCCATTTTCATCGCCATCTGTATCACGTAGATCGTTAAAGTCTATTGGCGAAGGTCATCCTAAGGTACAGGAAGAAAGTAACGACtttgatttttcaaaatcgtGTGAcctagaaaaagaaattaaccATTGGAAGGCACAATATCATatgcttaaaataaaatatgatgaGATACAGCAAAAGGCTTGCATAAGTAATGTGCAGATTGAACATGAATCTTTGCAATCTgcagaaataaataatatg ATTGGAAAGTTAACAGTACCTTTAGCGATACCAGAAGAAATTGAAGCTCGAGAAGCAAAAATCCGAGATTATTTTCTACAAGAAATCGACAAATTAATAACAGAAAAACATATTTATCATGTGAAAAATTTAGCTATGGCTGctaat agTGAAGTTCTACAAGTTCATTTAGACACAAGCGAAtcaaagagagaaaaatgtgAATCGGCTCTCACAGAAGCACTTTCAAATTGTAATACTTTACAAAAAGATAAAGAGATACAAGAAGGAAATTATAAAGCACAACTCAGTACTATGAGCGAACATCTTGCTAATATGAATGAAAAACTCATTTCACAAACGGAAGAAATACAACAATTAAAATTCCAACTTGTAAATAAG aaCAGTAAAAAGGGAAAACAAAAGTGA
- the LOC126864128 gene encoding paramyosin isoform X3: MISVENFNNTLETKSMENVMEGVNGQLQIRYQKIATEYSKIRAQANVLKRAVIDEQARNADIREQLKEKEVELRRAEQELDSLSFRNQQLTKRITVLQEELDKAQNKSKKGKNKLSENNSQVLTSPNHILDEEFQKKIVENAQLLSQISDKDSEIETLNERIQQLESKLDYCEKCKIELECQYQNTIDKLERERNDLQKKLNDRQKQEENVSWSSNEGKRDGYESDNKVGHSNFPEVEPSPFSSPSVSRRSLKSIGEGHPKVQEESNDFDFSKSCDLEKEINHWKAQYHMLKIKYDEIQQKACISNVQIEHESLQSAEINNMQIGKLTVPLAIPEEIEAREAKIRDYFLQEIDKLITEKHIYHVKNLAMAANSEVLQVHLDTSESKREKCESALTEALSNCNTLQKDKEIQEGNYKAQLSTMSEHLANMNEKLISQTEEIQQLKFQLVNKRMV; encoded by the exons atgatttctgtagaaaatttcaacaacacaTTGGAGACAAAAAGTATGGAAAACGTTATGGAGGGTGTAAATGGACAATTACAAATAAGATATCAAAAAATTGCCACAGAATATTCAAAA ATTCGTGCTCAGGCAAATGTTTTAAAGAGAGCTGTGATTGATGAACAAGCACGTAATGCTGATATACGAGAGCAACTGAAAGAGAAGGAAGTAGAACTTCGCAGAGCCGAACAAGAATTAGACAGTTTGTCATTCCGAAATCAACAACTAACTAAACGTATAACTGTATTACAAGAAGAACTTGACAAAGCacaaaataaatctaaaaaggGAAAGAATAAATTATCGGAAAATAATAGCCAGGTACTAACATCTCCAAATCATATTTTGGATGAAGaatttcaaaagaaaataGTTGAAAATGCCCAGTTATTATCGCAAATCAGTGATAAAGATAGCGAAATTGAAACCTTAAATGAAAGGATACAACAACTAGAATCTAAATTAGATTATTGTGAAAAATGCAAAATTGAATTAGAATGTCAATATCAAAATACTATAGACAAGctggaaagagaaagaaatgatttacaaaaaaagttaaatgaTAGACAAAagcaagaagaaaatgtatcgtGGTCTAGTAACGAAGGTAAACGAGATGGATACGAATCTGATAATAAGGTAGGACATTCCAATTTCCCAGAGGTAGAACCGTCTCCATTTTCATCGCCATCTGTATCACGTAGATCGTTAAAGTCTATTGGCGAAGGTCATCCTAAGGTACAGGAAGAAAGTAACGACtttgatttttcaaaatcgtGTGAcctagaaaaagaaattaaccATTGGAAGGCACAATATCATatgcttaaaataaaatatgatgaGATACAGCAAAAGGCTTGCATAAGTAATGTGCAGATTGAACATGAATCTTTGCAATCTgcagaaataaataatatg CAGATTGGAAAGTTAACAGTACCTTTAGCGATACCAGAAGAAATTGAAGCTCGAGAAGCAAAAATCCGAGATTATTTTCTACAAGAAATCGACAAATTAATAACAGAAAAACATATTTATCATGTGAAAAATTTAGCTATGGCTGctaat agTGAAGTTCTACAAGTTCATTTAGACACAAGCGAAtcaaagagagaaaaatgtgAATCGGCTCTCACAGAAGCACTTTCAAATTGTAATACTTTACAAAAAGATAAAGAGATACAAGAAGGAAATTATAAAGCACAACTCAGTACTATGAGCGAACATCTTGCTAATATGAATGAAAAACTCATTTCACAAACGGAAGAAATACAACAATTAAAATTCCAACTTGTAAATAAG CGTAtggtttaa